A genomic stretch from Tamandua tetradactyla isolate mTamTet1 chromosome 15, mTamTet1.pri, whole genome shotgun sequence includes:
- the RBM15B gene encoding putative RNA-binding protein 15B, with the protein MKRQSERDSSPGGRGSSSSAKRPREREREAEAGGRRAAHKASGGAKHPVPARVRDKPRGSGGGGGGHRDSRGAGDANHRASSGRSSGSGAGSGVRGGKASGDPGASGASPRASPLPPPPPPPGAEPPGPGSSAAAPEYKTLLISSLSPALPAEHLEDRLFHQFKRFGEISLRLSHTPELGRVAYVNFRHPQDAREARQHALARQLLLYDRPLKVEPVYLRGGGGGGGSSRRSSSSSAAASTPPPGPPAPTDPLSYLPLHGGYQYKQRSLSPVAAPPLREPRARHAAAAFALDAATAAAVGLSRERALDYYGLYDDRGRPYGYPAVCEEDLMPEDDQRATRNLFIGNLDHSVSEVELRRAFEKYGIIEEVVIKRPARGQGGAYAFLKFQNLDMAHRAKVAMSGRVIGRNPIKIGYGKANPTTRLWVGGLGPNTSLAALAREFDRFGSIRTIDHVKGDSFAYIQYESLDAAQAACAKMRGFPLGGPDRRLRVDFAKAEETRYPQQYQPSPLPVHYELLPDGYTRHRNLDADLRVRDRTPPHLLYSDRDRTFLEGDWTSPNKSSDRRNSLEGYSRSVRSRSGERWGGDGDRGLPKPSWEERRKRRSLSSDRGRTTHSPYEERNRTKGGGQQLERGSDRTPERSRKENHSSEGTKESSSNSLSNSRHGAEERSHHHHHEAPDSTHGKKMRDGERNHRTTEAEPKLLEEPKHETKKLKNLSEYAQTLQLGWNGLLVLKNSCFPTSMHILEGDQGVISGLLKDHTSGSKLTQLKIAQRLRLDQPKLDEVTRRIKQGSPSGYAVLLATQATPSVPGTEGMPTVEPGLQRRLLRNLVSYLKQKQAAGVISLPVGGSKGRDSTGMLYAFPPCDFSQQYLQSALRTLGKLEEEHMVIVIVRDTA; encoded by the coding sequence ATGAAGCGGCAGAGTGAGCGAGACTCGAGCCCCGGCGGGCGCGGCTCGTCTTCGTCGGCCAAGCGGCCGCGGGAGCGCGAGCGGGAGGCGGAGGCGGGCGGGCGGCGAGCGGCGCACAAGGCCTCGGGCGGCGCCAAGCACCCTGTTCCAGCAAGGGTTCGCGATAAGCCCCGCGGCAGTGGAGGAGGCGGGGGTGGACATCGTGACAGCCGCGGCGCCGGGGACGCGAATCACCGTGCGAGCAGTGGCCGCTCCTCAGGCTCCGGCGCCGGCAGCGGGGTACGCGGCGGCAAGGCCTCGGGGGACCCGGGTGCCTCAGGCGCATCCCCCCGCGCGTCCCCGCTGCCGCCGCCTCCGCCGCCACCTGGGGCCGAGCCCCCAGGCCCTGGTTCTTCGGCGGCCGCACCCGAGTACAAGACACTGCTCATCAGCAGTCTAAGCCCCGCGCTGCCCGCAGAGCACCTCGAGGACCGGCTTTTTCATCAGTTTAAGCGCTTTGGCGAGATCAGCCTCCGCCTGTCACACACGCCCGAGTTGGGCCGGGTGGCCTATGTGAACTTTCGGCACCCGCAGGACGCTCGAGAGGCCCGCCAGCACGCCCTGGCCCGTCAGCTGCTGCTTTACGACCGTCCGCTCAAGGTAGAGCCGGTGTATCTGCGCGGCGGCGGTGGTGGCGGGGGGAGCAGCCGGCGAAGTAGCAGCAGCAGCGCCGCCGCCTCTACACCGCCCCCAGGGCCGCCCGCACCCACTGACCCGCTCAGCTACCTTCCTCTGCATGGCGGCTACCAGTACAAGCAACGCTCCCTGTCCCCGGTTGCTGCCCCGCCACTTCGGGAACCCCGTGCCCGCCACGCCGCTGCAGCTTTCGCCCTGGATGCTGCTACAGCTGCTGCTGTGGGACTCTCCCGAGAGCGGGCCCTGGACTACTACGGGCTGTATGACGACCGTGGACGGCCTTACGGCTACCCGGCCGTGTGCGAGGAGGACCTGATGCCCGAGGACGACCAGCGGGCCACGCGCAATCTCTTCATCGGGAACTTGGATCACAGCGTTTCTGAGGTGGAGCTGCGACGGGCTTTCGAGAAGTATGGTATCATTGAGGAGGTGGTCATCAAGAGGCCTGCGCGTGGCCAGGGCGGTGCCTATGCCTTCCTCAAGTTCCAGAATCTGGACATGGCCCACAGGGCTAAGGTGGCCATGTCGGGTCGTGTGATTGGCCGCAACCCTATCAAGATAGGCTATGGCAAGGCCAACCCCACCACTCGCCTGTGGGTGGGTGGTCTGGGACCTAACACTTCATTGGCAGCCCTGGCCCGAGAGTTTGACCGCTTTGGGAGCATAAGGACCATTGATCACGTCAAAGGAGACAGCTTTGCCTATATCCAGTATGAGAGCTTGGATGCAGCTCAGGCAGCCTGTGCTAAAATGAGGGGCTTTCCCTTGGGTGGTCCAGACCGCAGACTCCGGGTGGATTTTGCCAAAGCAGAGGAGACTCGGTATCCTCAGCAGTACCAGCCCTCACCCCTCCCTGTGCATTATGAGCTACTCCCAGATGGATACACCAGGCACCGAAACCTGGATGCTGACTTGAGGGTGCGGGATAGGACCCCCCCACACCTCCTGTACTCAGACAGAGACCGGACCTTCTTGGAAGGGGACTGGACCAGCCCCAATAAAAGCTCTGACCGCCGGAACAGCCTAGAGGGCTACAGTCGCTCAGTGCGCAGCCGGAGTGGGGAGCGCTGGGGGGGAGATGGGGACCGTGGCCTACCCAAGCCCTCCTGGGAAGAGAGGCGGAAGCGGAGGAGCCTTTCTAGTGACCGTGGACGGACGACCCACTCCCCCTACGAGGAACGTAACAGGACCAAGGGTGGTGGGCAGCAGTTAGAGCGAGGCTCTGACCGCACCCCTGAGCGCAGCCGCAAGGAGAACCACTCTAGTGAAGGGACCAAGGAGTCAAGCAGCAACTCCCTCAGTAATAGCAGACATGGGGCTGAGGAGCggagccaccaccaccaccatgaaGCTCCAGACTCTACCCATGGGAAGAAGATGAGAGATGGTGAGCGCAATCATCGGACCACTGAGGCTGAACCCAAGCTGCTTGAAGAGCCAAAACATGAGACCAAAAAGCTAAAGAATCTTTCAGAGTATGCCCAGACACTACAGCTGGGATGGAACGGGCTTCTTGTGTTGAAAAACAGCTGCTTCCCGACATCTATGCACATCCTAGAAGGGGACCAGGGGGTTATCAGCGGTCTCCTCAAAGACCACACCTCGGGGAGTAAGCTCACCCAGCTGAAGATTGCCCAGCGCCTTCGACTGGACCAGCCCAAACTCGATGAGGTCACACGACGCATCAAGCAGGGGAGCCCCAGTGGCTACGCAGTGCTCCTAGCCACCCAGGCGACCCCCAGTGTGCCTGGCACTGAGGGGATGCCTACTGTGGAGCCAGGCCTACAGAGGCGGCTTCTCAGGAACCTGGTCTCCTACTTGAAACAGAAGCAGGCCGCAGGGGTGATCAGTCTGCCAGTGGGTGGGTCCAAGGGCAGAGACAGCACAGGCATGCTCTATGCCTTCCCACCCTGCGACTTCTCACAGCAGTACCTCCAGTCAGCACTGAGGACCCTGGGCAAGCTAGAAGAAGAGCACATGGTGATAGTCATCGTAAGAGACACTGCCTAG
- the MANF gene encoding LOW QUALITY PROTEIN: mesencephalic astrocyte-derived neurotrophic factor (The sequence of the model RefSeq protein was modified relative to this genomic sequence to represent the inferred CDS: inserted 1 base in 1 codon): protein MGTRCVGGRGGYPPMGATACGRXLEAAQLGGRGSVVLWRRRRRRRRRRRRWRMWATHGLAVALALSVLPGGRALRAGDCEVCISFLGRFYQDLKDRDVTFSPATIEKELTKFCRETRGKENRLCYYIGATDDAATKIINEVSKPLAHHIPVEKICEKLKKKDSQICELKYDKQIDLSTVDLKKLRVKELKKILDDWGETCKGCAEKSDYIRKINELMPKYAPKAASSRTDL from the exons ATGGGCACACGGTGTGTGGGAGGGCGCGGGGGCTACCCGCCAATGGGAGCCACGGCGTGCGGCC GCCTGGAGGCGGCGCAGCTCGGCGGGCGCGGTTCAGTCGTGctgtggcggcggcggcggcggcggcggcggaggaggaggaggtggaggatgTGGGCCACGCACGGGCTGGCGGTGGCGCTGGCATTGAGCGTGCTGCCTGGCGGTCGGGCGCTACGGGCAGGCGACTGCGAAG tttgtatttcttttctgggaAGATTTTACCAGGACCTCAAAGACAGAGATGTCACATTCTCACCAGCTACTATTGAAAAAGAACTTACGAAGTTCTGCCGTGAAACAAGAGGAAAAGAGAATCGGTTG TGCTACTATATCGGGGCCACAGATGATGCAGCCACCAAGATCATCAACGAGGTGTCGAAGCCCCTGGCCCACCACATCCCTGTGGAGAAGATCTGTGAGAAGCTCAAGAAGAAGGACAGCCAGATCTGTGAGCTGAAGTATG ACAAGCAGATTGACCTGAGCACGGTGGACCTGAAGAAGCTCCGAGTTAAAGAGCTGAAGAAGATCCTGGACGACTGGGGGGAGACATGTAAAGGCTGTGCAGAAAAGTCTGACTACATCCGGAAGATTAATGAACTGATGCCTAAATATGCCCCCAAGGCAGCCAGTTCACGAACTGATTTGTAG